In the genome of Candidatus Latescibacterota bacterium, the window GGCCCTTCATCCGTTCAGTTCGATTCACAGGGAAGGCCCGTTCAGAACACAGGGTTTGATTACAACAACTACGGATTCAGAATCAATTCAGATATGGTGATATTTGACGGGATGGGAAATTTCAGCCGGATCGCTTCCGCCAGGCACAACAGGAATTCTGCCCTGGAGCAGTTCAAATATAACAATGACATGATTGCGGCAAGCGTGATCAGGGCTTATTATAACCTCGTTCGGAACAAGATGCTCCTGACCGTACAGGAAGAGAGCATCGAGCAGGCGAGACAGAATCTGGAAAGGTCGGAGGCTCTTCTTGAGGTCGGTGCTGCCACAAGGGCGGATGTCCTGAAAGCGAGAGTCAGACACTCCAATACGAGGCTGACAATGATCAGCACCCGGAACCGGTCCGAACTCGCCCGCGAGGATCTTATCGCTCTTTTGAACACTCGTTCGAATGGAGTGGTGGATGTGGATACAGACCTGAAGATAGATTTCCGGGATTTCGATCAGGATGCTGAGATCGGGTTTGCTCTTGAAAACAGGCCTGATCTGAAGAGCCTGAAATACAACATGAAAGCTGCGAGTTCGGGGATAACGAGTGCTCGGAGTTCCTGGTTTCCAGTGATCGGCGCCAGCTTTGGATATACATGGAATGACAGGGAGATGGCAGATAATCTTAATTTCTTCAAGGAAGAGTACGCCTGGTCTCTGACAGGCTATATAAGCTTGAACATTTTCGACAGGTTCCAGACAAGTACAAACCTGGCAAACGCCAAAGCGGATTACAGGATTGCTGAGTACAATCTGGAAAAGAGCGAACTGGATGCAGTCAGGGAGATCAAGGGCCTGATGTTTGGCATGAGAGAAGCCCGGGAGAGGATAGCCGTTGCCACCGAAACGGTCGAGCAGGCGATGGAGGATCTGCGGCTCGCCGAAGAGCGATACCGGGTAGGTGCCGGGACGATGCTTGAGACGATCGATGCCCAGGTAGCACTTACACAGGCCAAGGCCGATGTCATCCAGGCGAAATGTGATTACCTTGTTGCGGATGCGGATATAGCCAGGGCTACTGGCAGGATGTCGAATAATTGAACCAAGGCCAGATAAACGGTGACAGAGGAGAGACCCGATGTTGATCAAGGTCCAGGATGTAAAGAAGATCTACGAAGTAGGCGTTCAGAAGATTGCGGCCGTAGATGGAGTAGACCTGGAGATATCCAGGAATGAGTATGTGTCCATAATGGGCCCATCCGGGTCTGGCAAATCGACTTTCATGAATATTCTAGGTTGTCTCGATACCCCGTCAGCAGGCTCATATGTTCTTAATGACAGGGAAGTGAGTAATCTCAGTGACGACGATCTTGCTTATATCAGAAACAAGGAAATAGGGTTCGTATTCCAGACGTTCAATCTCCTTCCGAGGGCGACAGCCCTGCAGAACGTCGAGTTGCCACTCATCTATGGAGGGCTTCCCGGCGATGAGAGACGGAAAAGAGCCAGGGAAGCGCTTGAATCGGTAGGGTTGATGGACAGGGCCACGCACAAACCGAACGAACTTTCAGGCGGACAAAGGCAGCGAGTCGCGATAGCAAGAGCCCTGGTCAATCGTCCCTCCATTCTTCTCGCCGATGAACCTACAGGCAACCTGGACAGTACAACAGGTGAGGAGATCATGGCCATATTCAACCAGCTTCACTCGGAGGGGAATACGATCATAATGGTCACACATGAAGAATATATTGCGAAACATTCCCGGCGAATCGTCAGATTGCTGGATGGAAAGATAGCGTCGGACACACATGTCCGGAACTGAGTTGACATTATCCGATCCTGATCCGCTCGGATAAAAATCTGAAATAGTAAAGGGGTATCCATGAAGAAAAAGTTGTGGATAGTTGTAGCCGCAATTCTGGTAATCACCGTACTTGTCGTCGTGAACATGAAAGCGAAGAGAGGCAAGGCGTTACCCGTGCAGGCCGAAAAGGTCGAGCTTCGTGACCTGTCGATGATAATCTCCGCTTCGGGCAGTATCAGGCCCAAACGCCAGGTCGATATCAGCGCCAGCACGATTGGTAAAGTGACAGAAGTGGCTGTTAAAGAAGGAGATATCGTCACCGAGGGACAGTTCCTGATTCAGATCGACCCGATCCAGCTCGAGTCGACTGTAGCGCAGTTGGAGGCATCTCTCGATGCCGCTATGGCATCGGAGAGGAGCTCCATGGTGCAGCAGCGCAAGACGGAAAACGACCTTGTGAGGATCAGGAAACTATTTTCCCAGGGATACCTCACCGACCAGGAGGTGGAGGCTGCGCAGACCGAACACGATATTGCCGTTGCCAACCTCGAATCGGCGCGACAGCAGATCAGGCAGCAGCAGGCCATGCTGGGGAGCGCGAAACACAATTTAAAGGAAGTGACCATTACTTCGGGGATGAACGGTGTAGTGACGAGGATGAATGTGGAGGAAGGCGAGATCGCTATCATGGGAACACTGAACAATCCCGGGACAATCCTGATGACGGTTGCCGACCTTTCCACGATTGAGACCGAGGTCGAGGTGGATGAGACCGAGGTGATCAGTATCAAGCTCGGCGACAAGGCCGAAGTGACCCTCGATGCTTTTCCTGACACGACATATATCGGCGAGGTGACAGAGATCGGAAACAGTCCGATTCTTTCATCCGGGCAGCAGGGTGTCGATTTCAAGGTAGTGATTACGATCAACGATACCGTCGTGAACGTGCGACCGGGTCTCTCCGCCGATTCCGAGATTACGGTAGCAGAGAGAAACCAGGCCGTCAGCATACCTATTCAGTCTCTTACGGTCCGGAGAAAAAAGGACCTGAAGGGAATGGAAACAGCCGATTCGACCGCCGATTCGACCGCTGATTCGACCAAGACCGATGTGGATGGGGAAGAAGAGATCGAAGGGGTATTCATAGTCGAGGGTGGTCGGGCTATCTTCAAACCTGTCATGGTCGGGATCTCAAGTCAGAAATATTTCGAGGTCGTAACTGGACTTGAGGGGGATGAAGAGGTCATCAGTGGCAATTTTCGGGCGATCAGGGACCTCAAGGACGGACAGAGGGTCAAAGTGACGATCAAGTCGGAGAAAAAGTAGCTGCGGTCAGTGTCTCCAGAGAAAGACGGAATAGAAGATGCTGATCTTTCAGGGCATAAAAATAGCACTCAGCGCCTTACGCGACAATAAGTTAAGGACTTTCCTCACTCTTCTGGGCAATATTGTCGGCACGATGTCCGTGATAGCGGTCGTATCGCTGATCGGCGGCGCCGACGATTACGTCAAGGAAGAGGTCGCGGGGGAGGGTAGTAACGTCTTCTCAATAGAGAGGATCAACTTTTTCGAGGCGATAACGGATCTCGATGCCTTCCTCGAAGCATTAGCGAGAAACAAGAGGATCAGACTCAAGGACGTCGAATACCTTCGCGACAAGATACCTTCAGCTTCTTTCATCGGGGCCGGGGTCGATACCAGGGAGAGTGTGATACGTCTTGATAACTCGGCAGACAATATCGAGGTCCGGGGACGGAGCGAGGATTATCCGATGATAGAGAAAGCGGATATCCTCATGGGAAGACATCTGTCCCGGATAGAGGAAAGCCGTTCTTCCGCTGTAGCGGTGCTTGGGTACGATGTCTATCAGAGACTCTTTGAAGATCTCGATCCGGTAGACAGGAAGATCAAGATAGGCAGGAAGCATTACAGGGTCATAGGTGTGGTCAAGGATATGGGAACGGTTTTCGGTGAATCGAGAAACAGGTTCATCTATATTCCAATAAGCACTTTTTTGAAGGAATACGGCTCGAGGACCTCGATAGAGATCAAGGTCAAGGCAGAGGATATCGAACTTCTCCAGCAGGCTGTCGATGAGGCGACGATGGCGATGCGTATCAGGCATGGCCTTAAACCTTTGGAAGAAAACGATTTCAGCATAATCACCTCTGAGAACCTTATCTCGCTCTGGGAAAAGATATCTTCAAACATTTTCAAGGCTCTGATATTCATAGTATCGATCTCAATGGTCGTCGGAGGGGTCGTCCTCATGAATGTGATGCTGGTATCCGTGACGGAGAGGACAAGGGAAGTGGGGCTCAGGAAGGCGCTCGGAGCGAGAAGATCCAATATCATCTGGCAGTTTATTGTCGAGGCGATCACTCTATCGCTTGTGGGAGGGATAATCGGGATACTGATCGGATTTACGATAGCGGCGATAATCTCGATGGTCTCGCCTCTTCCCTATGTCATAGCCCCGTGGTCCATAGTGATAGGTCTGGCAGTGACCTTTCTGCTCGGCCTCATTTTCGGCACATATCCGGCAAGCAAGGCGGCCAATCTCGATCCGGTCGTGGCTCTCCATCATGAGTAGGTATGAATATGCGTAAAGATAACAGGAGCAGAAAAGCCGAATCGAAGTTTGGAGACAGGCGCAACAACAGGCAGGTCTGGCTGGAGAATTTTCTCCAGGCGATCGATGTGATCCGCACACACAAGATGCGTTCCAGCCTCCTCATAGTCGGGGTCGCGATCGGGGTGACGACAGTCCTCGCGATGGTGACAGTCATGTCGGGCCTCGGTGAACGTGTGCAGCAGGATATCGTATCGTCAAACCGGCCTTATCTCTTTATATCGAGGTTCGATCCGTTTGCCGACGGGAATGACAGGCGGGAGATGATGAGGCGTAAGCAGCTTACTGCCGCCGATGCTGAAAGTATCAAGAAGCACTGTCCCTCAGTCGATCAGGTGGACCTGCAGGTGGATCCGGGCGGCAGGATGAGGGTGTTGAGGTACGAGGGTGAAAGGACGAACCTTATCCAGGTCGTCGGCACTTCACAGAATTTCGGTTCCATGTACAGTATTCAGATAGGAGAAGGCAGGTTCTTCACCGAGTTCGAGCTTGAAAGGAGCAGGAGAGTAGTCGTCCTTGGATACGGACCGGCGAAAGACCTCTTTCCCAACAGGGACCCGGTAGGAAAGAAGATCAAAATAGGAAACCATGAATATGAGGTCGTCGGAGCCATGAGTTCACGTAACCATATCATGGGCAGCATAGGAGATAATTTTGCCTGTATCCCCCATTCGACATTCGAGAAAGATATGTCGGGACAGTTCGACGACTATCAGATCGGCGTGACGATCAAACCTGAATATACCCTCGAGGAAGGCAGTGAGGAAGTCACGGCCCTGCTGAGAGTCCGCAGGAAAGTGGGTCCAGGCGCCAGAAACGATTTTCACGTCACTACTTCAGAGACATTCCGTGAAATGCTGGCCAATATTACAAAGAATATAGGACTTATTCTCGTGGTGATCTCTTCCATAGGGCTGATGGTCGGAGGAATAGGTGTGATGAACATCATGCTCATCTCAGTAACGGAGAGGACAAGGGAAGTCGGAGTAAGGATGGCTCTTGGAGCCAGGCGAAGCGATATCATGCAGCAGTTTCTTATCGAAGCGTCGACGCTGACAGGAGCGGGAGGGTTTATCGGGATATTCCTGGGCCTTCTTTCCGCCCAGGGGGTGTCCAGGCTGATCAAGTTCCCATACTCGGTTCCCTTCATCTGGATTGTCATAGCCTTCGTATTCTCTGCGTCGATCGGTATTATCTTTGGTCTCTACCCGGCTAACAGGGCGGCGAGGATGGACCCGATCAAGGCTCTTCATTATGAGTAGTGATCCTTTCGCGAGGGATCTTCCACCGGGGCTCATACACGCATTGTAATTAGTTGCCTGAAACCTTTCCGAAGTCTATACTAGGTTAAGGGAGGTTTTTCATGCGATTACCCGGATATAATATAAACACACCCCGCCAGTCCTCTGGATCTTCCATTCCATTGCTCCTTATCGTGTCGGCCTTGCTGGTACTCTATTCTACCGAGACATGCGGGCAGCTGAGGATGAGGGCGACAAACGCCCAGTTCGAGATGGCGGTCAGCCAGGGGCTTGATGGTGAAACAGGTTCCCTGATACTGGTAAATGCTGCAATAAACTATAGAAAACTCGTTTTCTTCCGCAGGAAGGAACATTTCGAAGCGCGATACAGGGTCTACGTGGATATCGAAAACAAGGATGGCGATGAACCTGCGGGCGAAGTCTGGGAGGAAAGCGTTGTCGTCAGTACTTACAAAGAGACAAGATCGCCGAACCTCAGGGCCATCATAAGAAAATCGTTTCCGGCAGGGCCCGGTGAGTACAAGGTCAAAGTGATCTTCGAAGTCACAGGGACATCACGAAAATACAAAAGAGAAGAAAAGATCAGGATAGTCGGTGGAGAGGAAGGGGCTATCCAGGTATCATCTCCCCTGTTTTTTACGCCTGAAAGGGTCAGGGTCGGTGAAAAACCCGTGAAAGGTGAACTTTCCTTCTCCATATGTGATGACCCTTCCAGCAATGGATTTGTTATGCTGTCAGGCGCTGTATATGCAGATTTCGATTCATACCTTCGTATCAGCTCAGGGTTGATATTCCCCGGCAACAGGGACGAGTTTTCCACTGTCCTGACAAGCCGGGTCACAGACTCGCAGGGTAGGACGGTGTTCTATAACAGACAGAGATTGACCACGCTGACCAGGCATACTGTTTTCTGCTTTGACCTGAATATCGATAATCTCGAAGTAGGTTTCTACAACTATTCGATCACAGCGGAGATTCCGGGAAGTGGGGAAAAGTCATCGAAAGAAGAACCGTTTGTCATCCTTCTCAACAGGGGGCTTTTCAGGGAAAATTTCCATAGCCTCATATCTCTTCTTTCCATAATCGCCGACGACGACGAACTCGAACCTTTGATCAGCGCCACGCCGATCGACCGAAAGACCGAGTGGAAACTATTCTGGGAGAAACGGGATCCTACCCTCTCCGTTAATGTCAACGAAGGACTTGGCGAATTTCTGCGCAGGGTAAAGTACGCATTAAGGGCTTTTTCGCGGACCCGCCCCGGATGGGAGACCGATATGGGAGAGGTCTTCATAAAGAACGGAAACCCCAATCGGATCACGGACAGATCGGGTAACCAGTATGCCATAGGCAGCAATTATCAGTTATGGTATTATGATTCTCTCGGACTGGTCTACATTTTTCAGAACACAATGGGGGGTGGCGAGTATCGCCTTATCGATACACAGATTTATTGACCGGAGACTCGTTTCTTTCCTGTTCCCCGCATTATTTCTGGTCGTGGCGACTTTTGCGGGTTCCTGTTCCAGAGAAGTGCAGCTTCCTGTAGTCAGGCTTGCCCTGCAGACCGAACCTACTACAGCTGATCCTTCCTTCGCGGTCGATGTCTCTTCAGGGATGCTGGTGTCTTTGACCCATCAGAACCTTGTCCGTTTCGACGACGACGGGAAGATCGCTCCCGATCTGGCAGAGTCATGGGAACTGTATCCTGACGGGCTGACATATGTGTTTAAGCTGGGCAGGTCGGGATTTTCCGATGGATCTCCTGTGAAAGCTTCCGATGTTGTATTTTCTCTCAGAAGGCTTCTTGACCCGGAGACGATGTCCCCGAGGTGGTGGGTGCTTGAGCCCGTCCTGAGGGCAAAGGAGTATCACAGTGGCGGACTGTTCGATGAGACCAGCATAAATGCGCCTGACGATGTGATGGTGGTGATAAGGCTGGAGAGGCCGACAGCACATTTTCTCAGCCTCCTCTCGATGCCCGCGGCAGCGATTGTAAGCAGGGAAATGGTCGCCGTGGCAGGGAAGGAATATGGGAGAACCCCCGGGGGAAGTGGTCCCTGGAAGTTGAAGCGTTGGAGTGCCGGAGACGAACTGATCCTGGAAAGGA includes:
- a CDS encoding TolC family protein, whose protein sequence is MKSYPGLIKTLILIVLSLVLNAGSSGVCRAEVLSLDECLNLALKNNPDVHMAAQNVKKSESNLRYSYGSLLPNLSTSFSKGHVYYGPSSVQFDSQGRPVQNTGFDYNNYGFRINSDMVIFDGMGNFSRIASARHNRNSALEQFKYNNDMIAASVIRAYYNLVRNKMLLTVQEESIEQARQNLERSEALLEVGAATRADVLKARVRHSNTRLTMISTRNRSELAREDLIALLNTRSNGVVDVDTDLKIDFRDFDQDAEIGFALENRPDLKSLKYNMKAASSGITSARSSWFPVIGASFGYTWNDREMADNLNFFKEEYAWSLTGYISLNIFDRFQTSTNLANAKADYRIAEYNLEKSELDAVREIKGLMFGMREARERIAVATETVEQAMEDLRLAEERYRVGAGTMLETIDAQVALTQAKADVIQAKCDYLVADADIARATGRMSNN
- a CDS encoding ABC transporter ATP-binding protein, which encodes MIKVQDVKKIYEVGVQKIAAVDGVDLEISRNEYVSIMGPSGSGKSTFMNILGCLDTPSAGSYVLNDREVSNLSDDDLAYIRNKEIGFVFQTFNLLPRATALQNVELPLIYGGLPGDERRKRAREALESVGLMDRATHKPNELSGGQRQRVAIARALVNRPSILLADEPTGNLDSTTGEEIMAIFNQLHSEGNTIIMVTHEEYIAKHSRRIVRLLDGKIASDTHVRN
- a CDS encoding efflux RND transporter periplasmic adaptor subunit; amino-acid sequence: MKKKLWIVVAAILVITVLVVVNMKAKRGKALPVQAEKVELRDLSMIISASGSIRPKRQVDISASTIGKVTEVAVKEGDIVTEGQFLIQIDPIQLESTVAQLEASLDAAMASERSSMVQQRKTENDLVRIRKLFSQGYLTDQEVEAAQTEHDIAVANLESARQQIRQQQAMLGSAKHNLKEVTITSGMNGVVTRMNVEEGEIAIMGTLNNPGTILMTVADLSTIETEVEVDETEVISIKLGDKAEVTLDAFPDTTYIGEVTEIGNSPILSSGQQGVDFKVVITINDTVVNVRPGLSADSEITVAERNQAVSIPIQSLTVRRKKDLKGMETADSTADSTADSTKTDVDGEEEIEGVFIVEGGRAIFKPVMVGISSQKYFEVVTGLEGDEEVISGNFRAIRDLKDGQRVKVTIKSEKK
- a CDS encoding ABC transporter permease, with protein sequence MLIFQGIKIALSALRDNKLRTFLTLLGNIVGTMSVIAVVSLIGGADDYVKEEVAGEGSNVFSIERINFFEAITDLDAFLEALARNKRIRLKDVEYLRDKIPSASFIGAGVDTRESVIRLDNSADNIEVRGRSEDYPMIEKADILMGRHLSRIEESRSSAVAVLGYDVYQRLFEDLDPVDRKIKIGRKHYRVIGVVKDMGTVFGESRNRFIYIPISTFLKEYGSRTSIEIKVKAEDIELLQQAVDEATMAMRIRHGLKPLEENDFSIITSENLISLWEKISSNIFKALIFIVSISMVVGGVVLMNVMLVSVTERTREVGLRKALGARRSNIIWQFIVEAITLSLVGGIIGILIGFTIAAIISMVSPLPYVIAPWSIVIGLAVTFLLGLIFGTYPASKAANLDPVVALHHE
- a CDS encoding ABC transporter permease gives rise to the protein MNMRKDNRSRKAESKFGDRRNNRQVWLENFLQAIDVIRTHKMRSSLLIVGVAIGVTTVLAMVTVMSGLGERVQQDIVSSNRPYLFISRFDPFADGNDRREMMRRKQLTAADAESIKKHCPSVDQVDLQVDPGGRMRVLRYEGERTNLIQVVGTSQNFGSMYSIQIGEGRFFTEFELERSRRVVVLGYGPAKDLFPNRDPVGKKIKIGNHEYEVVGAMSSRNHIMGSIGDNFACIPHSTFEKDMSGQFDDYQIGVTIKPEYTLEEGSEEVTALLRVRRKVGPGARNDFHVTTSETFREMLANITKNIGLILVVISSIGLMVGGIGVMNIMLISVTERTREVGVRMALGARRSDIMQQFLIEASTLTGAGGFIGIFLGLLSAQGVSRLIKFPYSVPFIWIVIAFVFSASIGIIFGLYPANRAARMDPIKALHYE
- a CDS encoding GWxTD domain-containing protein encodes the protein MRLPGYNINTPRQSSGSSIPLLLIVSALLVLYSTETCGQLRMRATNAQFEMAVSQGLDGETGSLILVNAAINYRKLVFFRRKEHFEARYRVYVDIENKDGDEPAGEVWEESVVVSTYKETRSPNLRAIIRKSFPAGPGEYKVKVIFEVTGTSRKYKREEKIRIVGGEEGAIQVSSPLFFTPERVRVGEKPVKGELSFSICDDPSSNGFVMLSGAVYADFDSYLRISSGLIFPGNRDEFSTVLTSRVTDSQGRTVFYNRQRLTTLTRHTVFCFDLNIDNLEVGFYNYSITAEIPGSGEKSSKEEPFVILLNRGLFRENFHSLISLLSIIADDDELEPLISATPIDRKTEWKLFWEKRDPTLSVNVNEGLGEFLRRVKYALRAFSRTRPGWETDMGEVFIKNGNPNRITDRSGNQYAIGSNYQLWYYDSLGLVYIFQNTMGGGEYRLIDTQIY